In one window of Ptiloglossa arizonensis isolate GNS036 chromosome 5, iyPtiAriz1_principal, whole genome shotgun sequence DNA:
- the Galla-2 gene encoding MIP18 family protein galla-2 — MNDTLENINPKLYKKIDERQVTAEDENEDIADEFDEREIFDLIRNINDPEHPLTLEELNVVEQGLIEIDNKTQKVHVQFTPTIPHCSMATLIGLSIQVQLLRALPSRFKVNVEITPGTHVSEAAVNKQLADKERVAAALENNHLLEVINQCLGIKY, encoded by the exons ATGAATGACactttagaaaatattaatcCCAAATTGTATAAGAAAATAGATGAAAGACAAGTTACTGCTGAAGATGAAAATGAGGACATAGCGGACGAATTTGATGAGCGTGAAATTTTTG ATCTTATTAGAAACATTAATGATCCTGAACATCCCCTAACACTAGAAGAACTGAATGTAGTGGAGCAAGGTTTAATAGAg atTGACAATAAAACACAAAAAGTTCATGTACAATTTACTCCAACAATACCACATTGTAGTATGGCAACATTGATTGGTTTATCAATTCAGGTACAGCTTTTGCGAGCTTTACCATCACGGTTTAAAGTTAATGTTGAAATTACCCCAGGTACTCATGTATCTGAAGCAGCTGTAAACAAACAACTGGCTGATAAAGAAAGAGTGGCAGCAGCTCTTGAAAATAATCATCTACTTGAAGTAATTAATCAATGTCTTGGAattaaatattaa